Proteins from one Ananas comosus cultivar F153 linkage group 5, ASM154086v1, whole genome shotgun sequence genomic window:
- the LOC109710523 gene encoding uncharacterized aarF domain-containing protein kinase 2-like isoform X2 has product MARFFSFGKIRNVGYSFLTKSRANISRAHNDGSAFETCSMYSHRAFSHHKISNVRNTCMFDKSMKNLYWSHGMRKFSVYSSSGGSMGNYAQVAWKQLSVVHSCRVRTSRSISKIACAMSLAATRSHLVPYIFAFIGGELVLTQKTSADGDYFPTSSSIYMRAQDDALGSRYRRTWLILVHRTLEKAGPAFIKWGQWAATRPDLFPGDLCSELSKLHTKAPAHSFAYTKKTIEKAFSRKISDIFENFEEEPVASGSVAQVHRASLRFRYPGQQTKRVDVAVKVRHPGVGESIRRDFAIINTVAKISNFIPTLKWLRLDESVQQFAVFMMSQVDLAREAAHLSRFIYNFRRWRDVSFPKPLYPLVHPAVLVETYEQGESVSYYVDALEGHDRLKSALAHIGTHALLKMLLVDNFVHADMHPGNILVRVAQPKHPNKSRPHVVFIDVGMTAELSSSDRTNLLEFFKAVALRDGRTAAECTLRLSKQQNCPNPKAFVEEVEKSFTFWGTAEGDAVHPAECMHKLLEQVRRHKVNIDGNVCTVMVTTLVLEGWQRKLDPDYNVMRTLQTLLFKSDWAKSLQYTIEGLMAP; this is encoded by the exons ATGGCAAG gtttttttcttttgggaagATAAGGAATGTTGGTTACTCTTTTCTGACAAAGTCAAGAGCCAACATTTCCAGGGCACACAACGATGGATCAGCTTTTGAAACTTGTTCGATGTATTCTCACAGAGCCTTTTCACACCATAAGATATCTAATGTAAGAAACACATGTATGTTCGATAAATCTATGAAAAACTTATACTGGAGCCATGGCATGAGAAAGTTCTCCGTCTATTCATCATCTGGTGGGTCAATGGGAAATTATGCCCAAGTTGCTTGGAAACAGCTATCTGTTGTACATTCCTGCAGAGTAAGAACCTCTCGGTCTATAAGTAAAATTGCTTGTGCTATGAGCTTGGCTGCCACTAGATCTCATTTGGTTCCTTATATTTTTGCCTTTATTGGTGGAGAGCTGGTGCTAACTCAGAAGACATCGGCAGATGGGGACTACTTCCCAACTAGTAGTAGCATATATATGCGAGCGCAGGATG ATGCTCTTGGTTCTCGATATAGGAGAACATGGCTTATTCTTGTCCACCGCACACTGGAAAAAGCAGGCCCTGCATTTATAAAATGGGGACAGTGGGCGGCCACTCGTCCAGACCTCTTTCCTGGTGATCTCTGCTCGGAGCTGTCGAAGCTCCACACTAAAGCACCGGCTCATAGCTTTGCCTACACAAAGAAAACGATTGAGAAGGCATTCAGCCGCAAGATTTCTGATATTTTTGAGAATTTCGAGGAGGAACCTGTAGCATCTGGGAGTGTTGCTCAAGTGCATCGTGCTTCCTTGAGATTTCGGTATCCTGGCCAACAGACAAAGCGTGTTGATGTTGCTGTCAAAGTTAGGCACCCGGGAGTAGGCGAGTCAATTAGGAGGGATTTTGCTATCATTAATACAGTGGCAAAAATTTCCAACTTCATACCTACATTGAAATGGTTGCGGCTAGATGAAAGTGTCCAACAATTTGCCGTCTTCATGATGTCTCAAGTTGATCTCGCGAGGGAAGCTGCCCATTTGAGCCGGTTTATTTACAACTTCCGGAGGTGGAGGGATGTGTCTTTCCCCAAGCCCCTTTACCCTCTTGTGCATCCTGCTGTCCTAGTTGAGACGTATGAGCAAGGGGAAAGTGTTTCATATTATGTTGATGCGCTGGAGGGACATGATCGACTCAAAAGTGCTCTTGCTCATATTGGGACTCATGCGCTGTTGAAAATGCTTCtg GTTGACAATTTTGTTCATGCAGATATGCACCCTGGCAATATCCTTGTCCGTGTAGCACAACCAAAGCATCCGAATAAGTCAAGACCTCATGTCGTATTCATCGATGTAGGCATGACTGCTGAGCTATCTAGTAGCGATCGTACAAATTTGCTGGAGTTTTTCAAAGCTGTTGCTCTTCGAGATGGTCGCACTGCTGCAGAATGCACTCTAAGGTTGTCAAAGCAACAGAACTGCCCAAATCCAAAAGCTTTTGTCGAG GAAGTGGAGAAGTCGTTCACTTTTTGGGGCACTGCAGAGGGTGACGCTGTCCACCCTGCAGAATGCATGCACAAATTGCTCGAGCAAGTTCGCCGTCATAAGGTCAATATTGATGGCAATGTCTGCACTGTCATGGTTACCACTTTAGTTCTTGAG
- the LOC109710523 gene encoding probable serine/threonine-protein kinase abkC isoform X3 produces the protein MARFFSFGKIRNVGYSFLTKSRANISRAHNDGSAFETCSMYSHRAFSHHKISNVRNTCMFDKSMKNLYWSHGMRKFSVYSSSGGSMGNYAQVAWKQLSVVHSCRKTSADGDYFPTSSSIYMRAQDGRIYFTSLIFYVVEFIILLLRSIYLAMLFSPIIVMAPFADALGSRYRRTWLILVHRTLEKAGPAFIKWGQWAATRPDLFPGDLCSELSKLHTKAPAHSFAYTKKTIEKAFSRKISDIFENFEEEPVASGSVAQVHRASLRFRYPGQQTKRVDVAVKVRHPGVGESIRRDFAIINTVAKISNFIPTLKWLRLDESVQQFAVFMMSQVDLAREAAHLSRFIYNFRRWRDVSFPKPLYPLVHPAVLVETYEQGESVSYYVDALEGHDRLKSALAHIGTHALLKMLLVDNFVHADMHPGNILVRVAQPKHPNKSRPHVVFIDVGMTAELSSSDRTNLLEFFKAVALRDGRTAAECTLRLSKQQNCPNPKAFVEEVEKSFTFWGTAEGDAVHPAECMHKLLEQVRRHKVNIDGNVCTVMVTTLVLEGWQRKLDPDYNVMRTLQTLLFKSDWAKSLQYTIEGLMAP, from the exons ATGGCAAG gtttttttcttttgggaagATAAGGAATGTTGGTTACTCTTTTCTGACAAAGTCAAGAGCCAACATTTCCAGGGCACACAACGATGGATCAGCTTTTGAAACTTGTTCGATGTATTCTCACAGAGCCTTTTCACACCATAAGATATCTAATGTAAGAAACACATGTATGTTCGATAAATCTATGAAAAACTTATACTGGAGCCATGGCATGAGAAAGTTCTCCGTCTATTCATCATCTGGTGGGTCAATGGGAAATTATGCCCAAGTTGCTTGGAAACAGCTATCTGTTGTACATTCCTGCAGA AAGACATCGGCAGATGGGGACTACTTCCCAACTAGTAGTAGCATATATATGCGAGCGCAGGATGGTCGTATTTACTTCACTTCATTGATTTTCTACGTAGTGgagtttattatattattactgAGATCAATCTATTTGGCAATGTTATTCTCGCCTATCATAGTAATGGCTCCATTTGCAGATGCTCTTGGTTCTCGATATAGGAGAACATGGCTTATTCTTGTCCACCGCACACTGGAAAAAGCAGGCCCTGCATTTATAAAATGGGGACAGTGGGCGGCCACTCGTCCAGACCTCTTTCCTGGTGATCTCTGCTCGGAGCTGTCGAAGCTCCACACTAAAGCACCGGCTCATAGCTTTGCCTACACAAAGAAAACGATTGAGAAGGCATTCAGCCGCAAGATTTCTGATATTTTTGAGAATTTCGAGGAGGAACCTGTAGCATCTGGGAGTGTTGCTCAAGTGCATCGTGCTTCCTTGAGATTTCGGTATCCTGGCCAACAGACAAAGCGTGTTGATGTTGCTGTCAAAGTTAGGCACCCGGGAGTAGGCGAGTCAATTAGGAGGGATTTTGCTATCATTAATACAGTGGCAAAAATTTCCAACTTCATACCTACATTGAAATGGTTGCGGCTAGATGAAAGTGTCCAACAATTTGCCGTCTTCATGATGTCTCAAGTTGATCTCGCGAGGGAAGCTGCCCATTTGAGCCGGTTTATTTACAACTTCCGGAGGTGGAGGGATGTGTCTTTCCCCAAGCCCCTTTACCCTCTTGTGCATCCTGCTGTCCTAGTTGAGACGTATGAGCAAGGGGAAAGTGTTTCATATTATGTTGATGCGCTGGAGGGACATGATCGACTCAAAAGTGCTCTTGCTCATATTGGGACTCATGCGCTGTTGAAAATGCTTCtg GTTGACAATTTTGTTCATGCAGATATGCACCCTGGCAATATCCTTGTCCGTGTAGCACAACCAAAGCATCCGAATAAGTCAAGACCTCATGTCGTATTCATCGATGTAGGCATGACTGCTGAGCTATCTAGTAGCGATCGTACAAATTTGCTGGAGTTTTTCAAAGCTGTTGCTCTTCGAGATGGTCGCACTGCTGCAGAATGCACTCTAAGGTTGTCAAAGCAACAGAACTGCCCAAATCCAAAAGCTTTTGTCGAG GAAGTGGAGAAGTCGTTCACTTTTTGGGGCACTGCAGAGGGTGACGCTGTCCACCCTGCAGAATGCATGCACAAATTGCTCGAGCAAGTTCGCCGTCATAAGGTCAATATTGATGGCAATGTCTGCACTGTCATGGTTACCACTTTAGTTCTTGAG
- the LOC109710523 gene encoding probable serine/threonine-protein kinase abkC isoform X1 has product MARFFSFGKIRNVGYSFLTKSRANISRAHNDGSAFETCSMYSHRAFSHHKISNVRNTCMFDKSMKNLYWSHGMRKFSVYSSSGGSMGNYAQVAWKQLSVVHSCRVRTSRSISKIACAMSLAATRSHLVPYIFAFIGGELVLTQKTSADGDYFPTSSSIYMRAQDGRIYFTSLIFYVVEFIILLLRSIYLAMLFSPIIVMAPFADALGSRYRRTWLILVHRTLEKAGPAFIKWGQWAATRPDLFPGDLCSELSKLHTKAPAHSFAYTKKTIEKAFSRKISDIFENFEEEPVASGSVAQVHRASLRFRYPGQQTKRVDVAVKVRHPGVGESIRRDFAIINTVAKISNFIPTLKWLRLDESVQQFAVFMMSQVDLAREAAHLSRFIYNFRRWRDVSFPKPLYPLVHPAVLVETYEQGESVSYYVDALEGHDRLKSALAHIGTHALLKMLLVDNFVHADMHPGNILVRVAQPKHPNKSRPHVVFIDVGMTAELSSSDRTNLLEFFKAVALRDGRTAAECTLRLSKQQNCPNPKAFVEEVEKSFTFWGTAEGDAVHPAECMHKLLEQVRRHKVNIDGNVCTVMVTTLVLEGWQRKLDPDYNVMRTLQTLLFKSDWAKSLQYTIEGLMAP; this is encoded by the exons ATGGCAAG gtttttttcttttgggaagATAAGGAATGTTGGTTACTCTTTTCTGACAAAGTCAAGAGCCAACATTTCCAGGGCACACAACGATGGATCAGCTTTTGAAACTTGTTCGATGTATTCTCACAGAGCCTTTTCACACCATAAGATATCTAATGTAAGAAACACATGTATGTTCGATAAATCTATGAAAAACTTATACTGGAGCCATGGCATGAGAAAGTTCTCCGTCTATTCATCATCTGGTGGGTCAATGGGAAATTATGCCCAAGTTGCTTGGAAACAGCTATCTGTTGTACATTCCTGCAGAGTAAGAACCTCTCGGTCTATAAGTAAAATTGCTTGTGCTATGAGCTTGGCTGCCACTAGATCTCATTTGGTTCCTTATATTTTTGCCTTTATTGGTGGAGAGCTGGTGCTAACTCAGAAGACATCGGCAGATGGGGACTACTTCCCAACTAGTAGTAGCATATATATGCGAGCGCAGGATGGTCGTATTTACTTCACTTCATTGATTTTCTACGTAGTGgagtttattatattattactgAGATCAATCTATTTGGCAATGTTATTCTCGCCTATCATAGTAATGGCTCCATTTGCAGATGCTCTTGGTTCTCGATATAGGAGAACATGGCTTATTCTTGTCCACCGCACACTGGAAAAAGCAGGCCCTGCATTTATAAAATGGGGACAGTGGGCGGCCACTCGTCCAGACCTCTTTCCTGGTGATCTCTGCTCGGAGCTGTCGAAGCTCCACACTAAAGCACCGGCTCATAGCTTTGCCTACACAAAGAAAACGATTGAGAAGGCATTCAGCCGCAAGATTTCTGATATTTTTGAGAATTTCGAGGAGGAACCTGTAGCATCTGGGAGTGTTGCTCAAGTGCATCGTGCTTCCTTGAGATTTCGGTATCCTGGCCAACAGACAAAGCGTGTTGATGTTGCTGTCAAAGTTAGGCACCCGGGAGTAGGCGAGTCAATTAGGAGGGATTTTGCTATCATTAATACAGTGGCAAAAATTTCCAACTTCATACCTACATTGAAATGGTTGCGGCTAGATGAAAGTGTCCAACAATTTGCCGTCTTCATGATGTCTCAAGTTGATCTCGCGAGGGAAGCTGCCCATTTGAGCCGGTTTATTTACAACTTCCGGAGGTGGAGGGATGTGTCTTTCCCCAAGCCCCTTTACCCTCTTGTGCATCCTGCTGTCCTAGTTGAGACGTATGAGCAAGGGGAAAGTGTTTCATATTATGTTGATGCGCTGGAGGGACATGATCGACTCAAAAGTGCTCTTGCTCATATTGGGACTCATGCGCTGTTGAAAATGCTTCtg GTTGACAATTTTGTTCATGCAGATATGCACCCTGGCAATATCCTTGTCCGTGTAGCACAACCAAAGCATCCGAATAAGTCAAGACCTCATGTCGTATTCATCGATGTAGGCATGACTGCTGAGCTATCTAGTAGCGATCGTACAAATTTGCTGGAGTTTTTCAAAGCTGTTGCTCTTCGAGATGGTCGCACTGCTGCAGAATGCACTCTAAGGTTGTCAAAGCAACAGAACTGCCCAAATCCAAAAGCTTTTGTCGAG GAAGTGGAGAAGTCGTTCACTTTTTGGGGCACTGCAGAGGGTGACGCTGTCCACCCTGCAGAATGCATGCACAAATTGCTCGAGCAAGTTCGCCGTCATAAGGTCAATATTGATGGCAATGTCTGCACTGTCATGGTTACCACTTTAGTTCTTGAG
- the LOC109710523 gene encoding uncharacterized aarF domain-containing protein kinase 2-like isoform X4 — protein sequence MARFFSFGKIRNVGYSFLTKSRANISRAHNDGSAFETCSMYSHRAFSHHKISNVRNTCMFDKSMKNLYWSHGMRKFSVYSSSGGSMGNYAQVAWKQLSVVHSCRKTSADGDYFPTSSSIYMRAQDDALGSRYRRTWLILVHRTLEKAGPAFIKWGQWAATRPDLFPGDLCSELSKLHTKAPAHSFAYTKKTIEKAFSRKISDIFENFEEEPVASGSVAQVHRASLRFRYPGQQTKRVDVAVKVRHPGVGESIRRDFAIINTVAKISNFIPTLKWLRLDESVQQFAVFMMSQVDLAREAAHLSRFIYNFRRWRDVSFPKPLYPLVHPAVLVETYEQGESVSYYVDALEGHDRLKSALAHIGTHALLKMLLVDNFVHADMHPGNILVRVAQPKHPNKSRPHVVFIDVGMTAELSSSDRTNLLEFFKAVALRDGRTAAECTLRLSKQQNCPNPKAFVEEVEKSFTFWGTAEGDAVHPAECMHKLLEQVRRHKVNIDGNVCTVMVTTLVLEGWQRKLDPDYNVMRTLQTLLFKSDWAKSLQYTIEGLMAP from the exons ATGGCAAG gtttttttcttttgggaagATAAGGAATGTTGGTTACTCTTTTCTGACAAAGTCAAGAGCCAACATTTCCAGGGCACACAACGATGGATCAGCTTTTGAAACTTGTTCGATGTATTCTCACAGAGCCTTTTCACACCATAAGATATCTAATGTAAGAAACACATGTATGTTCGATAAATCTATGAAAAACTTATACTGGAGCCATGGCATGAGAAAGTTCTCCGTCTATTCATCATCTGGTGGGTCAATGGGAAATTATGCCCAAGTTGCTTGGAAACAGCTATCTGTTGTACATTCCTGCAGA AAGACATCGGCAGATGGGGACTACTTCCCAACTAGTAGTAGCATATATATGCGAGCGCAGGATG ATGCTCTTGGTTCTCGATATAGGAGAACATGGCTTATTCTTGTCCACCGCACACTGGAAAAAGCAGGCCCTGCATTTATAAAATGGGGACAGTGGGCGGCCACTCGTCCAGACCTCTTTCCTGGTGATCTCTGCTCGGAGCTGTCGAAGCTCCACACTAAAGCACCGGCTCATAGCTTTGCCTACACAAAGAAAACGATTGAGAAGGCATTCAGCCGCAAGATTTCTGATATTTTTGAGAATTTCGAGGAGGAACCTGTAGCATCTGGGAGTGTTGCTCAAGTGCATCGTGCTTCCTTGAGATTTCGGTATCCTGGCCAACAGACAAAGCGTGTTGATGTTGCTGTCAAAGTTAGGCACCCGGGAGTAGGCGAGTCAATTAGGAGGGATTTTGCTATCATTAATACAGTGGCAAAAATTTCCAACTTCATACCTACATTGAAATGGTTGCGGCTAGATGAAAGTGTCCAACAATTTGCCGTCTTCATGATGTCTCAAGTTGATCTCGCGAGGGAAGCTGCCCATTTGAGCCGGTTTATTTACAACTTCCGGAGGTGGAGGGATGTGTCTTTCCCCAAGCCCCTTTACCCTCTTGTGCATCCTGCTGTCCTAGTTGAGACGTATGAGCAAGGGGAAAGTGTTTCATATTATGTTGATGCGCTGGAGGGACATGATCGACTCAAAAGTGCTCTTGCTCATATTGGGACTCATGCGCTGTTGAAAATGCTTCtg GTTGACAATTTTGTTCATGCAGATATGCACCCTGGCAATATCCTTGTCCGTGTAGCACAACCAAAGCATCCGAATAAGTCAAGACCTCATGTCGTATTCATCGATGTAGGCATGACTGCTGAGCTATCTAGTAGCGATCGTACAAATTTGCTGGAGTTTTTCAAAGCTGTTGCTCTTCGAGATGGTCGCACTGCTGCAGAATGCACTCTAAGGTTGTCAAAGCAACAGAACTGCCCAAATCCAAAAGCTTTTGTCGAG GAAGTGGAGAAGTCGTTCACTTTTTGGGGCACTGCAGAGGGTGACGCTGTCCACCCTGCAGAATGCATGCACAAATTGCTCGAGCAAGTTCGCCGTCATAAGGTCAATATTGATGGCAATGTCTGCACTGTCATGGTTACCACTTTAGTTCTTGAG
- the LOC109710523 gene encoding probable serine/threonine-protein kinase abkC isoform X5 yields the protein MRAQDGRIYFTSLIFYVVEFIILLLRSIYLAMLFSPIIVMAPFADALGSRYRRTWLILVHRTLEKAGPAFIKWGQWAATRPDLFPGDLCSELSKLHTKAPAHSFAYTKKTIEKAFSRKISDIFENFEEEPVASGSVAQVHRASLRFRYPGQQTKRVDVAVKVRHPGVGESIRRDFAIINTVAKISNFIPTLKWLRLDESVQQFAVFMMSQVDLAREAAHLSRFIYNFRRWRDVSFPKPLYPLVHPAVLVETYEQGESVSYYVDALEGHDRLKSALAHIGTHALLKMLLVDNFVHADMHPGNILVRVAQPKHPNKSRPHVVFIDVGMTAELSSSDRTNLLEFFKAVALRDGRTAAECTLRLSKQQNCPNPKAFVEEVEKSFTFWGTAEGDAVHPAECMHKLLEQVRRHKVNIDGNVCTVMVTTLVLEGWQRKLDPDYNVMRTLQTLLFKSDWAKSLQYTIEGLMAP from the exons ATGCGAGCGCAGGATGGTCGTATTTACTTCACTTCATTGATTTTCTACGTAGTGgagtttattatattattactgAGATCAATCTATTTGGCAATGTTATTCTCGCCTATCATAGTAATGGCTCCATTTGCAGATGCTCTTGGTTCTCGATATAGGAGAACATGGCTTATTCTTGTCCACCGCACACTGGAAAAAGCAGGCCCTGCATTTATAAAATGGGGACAGTGGGCGGCCACTCGTCCAGACCTCTTTCCTGGTGATCTCTGCTCGGAGCTGTCGAAGCTCCACACTAAAGCACCGGCTCATAGCTTTGCCTACACAAAGAAAACGATTGAGAAGGCATTCAGCCGCAAGATTTCTGATATTTTTGAGAATTTCGAGGAGGAACCTGTAGCATCTGGGAGTGTTGCTCAAGTGCATCGTGCTTCCTTGAGATTTCGGTATCCTGGCCAACAGACAAAGCGTGTTGATGTTGCTGTCAAAGTTAGGCACCCGGGAGTAGGCGAGTCAATTAGGAGGGATTTTGCTATCATTAATACAGTGGCAAAAATTTCCAACTTCATACCTACATTGAAATGGTTGCGGCTAGATGAAAGTGTCCAACAATTTGCCGTCTTCATGATGTCTCAAGTTGATCTCGCGAGGGAAGCTGCCCATTTGAGCCGGTTTATTTACAACTTCCGGAGGTGGAGGGATGTGTCTTTCCCCAAGCCCCTTTACCCTCTTGTGCATCCTGCTGTCCTAGTTGAGACGTATGAGCAAGGGGAAAGTGTTTCATATTATGTTGATGCGCTGGAGGGACATGATCGACTCAAAAGTGCTCTTGCTCATATTGGGACTCATGCGCTGTTGAAAATGCTTCtg GTTGACAATTTTGTTCATGCAGATATGCACCCTGGCAATATCCTTGTCCGTGTAGCACAACCAAAGCATCCGAATAAGTCAAGACCTCATGTCGTATTCATCGATGTAGGCATGACTGCTGAGCTATCTAGTAGCGATCGTACAAATTTGCTGGAGTTTTTCAAAGCTGTTGCTCTTCGAGATGGTCGCACTGCTGCAGAATGCACTCTAAGGTTGTCAAAGCAACAGAACTGCCCAAATCCAAAAGCTTTTGTCGAG GAAGTGGAGAAGTCGTTCACTTTTTGGGGCACTGCAGAGGGTGACGCTGTCCACCCTGCAGAATGCATGCACAAATTGCTCGAGCAAGTTCGCCGTCATAAGGTCAATATTGATGGCAATGTCTGCACTGTCATGGTTACCACTTTAGTTCTTGAG